A window of the Henckelia pumila isolate YLH828 chromosome 3, ASM3356847v2, whole genome shotgun sequence genome harbors these coding sequences:
- the LOC140889774 gene encoding uncharacterized protein → MFESMDSGATNWSVTCKATKSDKTRRTWTAPEEEVLLIGLKDVVTKGWKSENGFRAGYLPLLEATMKNAFPDTDIRGMPHIVSKIHMWKKHYSNLASMLAKSGIGWNDTDHMIDATNEAWEALLKVDNTVRAMRYKRWPHYQDWCEIFGNDRANGDKVETYIEIAQDVVNMAEQFTNSVEVGMDDVYHPIFEDAAESRSVTHTPSPTPNPNGGTKPKKRKHKVMNEGDDEIVSALNNIASLTKEAMSDLVKEMASDSKKEEANRLDNAMDNVLEKLQTVPGLTSCDKVRVAELLVANPNKLGLFLKQA, encoded by the exons ATGTTTGAATCGATGGATAGCGGAGCAACCAATTGGAGTGTGACTTGCAAAGCCACAAAATCCGATAAGACACGCCGTACTTGGACAGCACCGGAGGAAGAGGTCCTACTCATAGGTTTGAAAGATGTGGTAACGAAAGGCTGGAAAAGTGAGAATGGATTTCGTGCGGGCTACTTACCTTTACTGGAAGCTACCATGAAGAATGCATTTCCCGACACTGATATACGTGGAATGCCGCATATTGTTTCGAAAATCCACATGTGGAAGAAACATTACAGTAATTTGGCATCAATGCTAGCCAAGAGTGGCATTGGTTGGAATGATACGGATCACATGATTGATGCTACGAACGAGGCATGGGAAGCATTACTGAAG GTGGACAATACTGTCCGAGCGATGCGCTACAAACGTTGGCCACACTACCAAGATTGGTGCGAGATTTTTGGAAATGACAGGGCAAATGGTGACAAAGTTGAAACCTACATAGAAATTGCTCAAGATGTAGTAAATATGGCCGAGCAATTTACTAATTCAGTTGAAGTTGGAATGGATGATGTTTACCATCCTATATTCGAAGACGCGGCTGAGTCTAGGTCTGTTACTCATACTCCCTCGCCCACTCCAAATCCAAATGGTGGGACAAAGCCGAAGAAAAGGAAACACAAAGTCATGAATGAAGGAGATGATGAAATAGTGTCTGCGTTAAACAACATAGCATCATTGACTAAGGAAGCTATGTCAGACCTTGTGAAAGAAATGGCATCAGATTCGAAGAAAGAAGAAGCTAATAGGCTGGATAATGCTATGGACAATGTCTTGGAAAAACTGCAGACTGTTCCAGGGCTAACATCGTGTGACAAAGTGCGTGTTGCAGAATTGTTGGTGGCTAATCCCAACAAGTTAGGATTGTTTTTGAAGCAGGCTTAG
- the LOC140887353 gene encoding glutamate receptor 2.8-like, whose product MKLSCFLVSLFLFLGFSSSSDVDYFSSTEQNHSLVHIGFILDLDSDFGSMVDLCINMAISDFYSDHPNYKTRLKLHTKDAKTLVDINFAVQELLKHEKVHGVLGPQGSIQDTFVAQLGERIHVPFVSFTARTSALTYAESRYSVRTTPDDSVQARALAELCLGFGWSQVVVLYEDTEYGNRFLSHLNKALQQVEVGIAYMTAIPPTVKDNHLRRELSKLMTKQTRVFVVHMNPSLGHRLFAVAEKFGMMSEGYAWIITGSLSNFMNTMDSATRNSMEGVVGIRPYVEDSKNLVSFRERWKRNMILSNYTGPIMELNVYGLWAYDTINALAIAVEKIGVVNSSSLYENGTKGMLDGADLSVSSYGPRLLSELSATKFRGLSGDFQLVDGKLKASPYEIFNVVGNGEKTVGFWSPDRGIVRELSSTGETSYSTSAKELKQIIWPGDSVTTPAGWAIPSIGHKLRVGVPWKSGFKEFVDVSVDPTTNLTNASGFAVDIFLASLHMLPFHINYEFHSYNDTKNINWSYDDMLARIPKDFDMVVGDTTIWAPRAEIVDFSQPCSESGVVLVVRNRKPFDMWIFIKPLRWDLWLAIVAACVLMGVVLRILENQTTNSSEGVVRPIEKKRGMAYLSPVTVLAFPERNMASNNWSFFVLIFWVFMAFILMQSYTANLSAILTVDQLKFAFSDNYYVGCQDGSFMVKFLTDQLHVNESRLKKYASAEAYHDAMSKGSSNGGIDVIFDEVPYMKLFLNKYDSQYKMVGPTYRTGGFGFAFPKDSVLTAHFSKAILEITQGTNMTAIEQKNFGPGYSSQDPLASMISQQTSSLTVFEFAGLFIIVGSVTLFALFCSATPIGRKLTENIVHVYHVIKKWLRFRNSKVTATEGIINVIAGGDMSSQGEVDEDESLHDNGAAASVGGERGQQDVEDAGGHGTEREIQPTGRIDDNEERNS is encoded by the exons ATGAAGCTTTCTTGTTTTCTAGTTAGTCTCTTTTTGTTTTTAGGCTTCTCAAGCAGCTCCGATGTCGATTATTTTTCTTCGACGGAGCAAAATCATTCGTTAGTCCACATTGGCTTCATTCTTGATTTGGATTCGGATTTTGGTTCCATGGTTGATTTATGCATCAATATGGCGATTTCGGATTTCtattcggaccatccaaactaTAAAACGAGATTGAAGCTACACACCAAGGATGCCAAGACTTTGGTTGATATCAACTTTGCag TTCAAGAATTACTGAAGCATGAAAAAGTGCATGGCGTTTTAGGGCCTCAAGGATCAATTCAAGATACTTTCGTCGCACAACTCGGAGAAAGAATTCACGTGCCATTTGTATCGTTCACCGCAAGAACATCGGCTCTTACATATGCCGAAAGTCGTTATTCTGTTAGAACAACACCAGATGATTCAGTTCAAGCCAGGGCTCTTGCAGAACTCTGTCTTGGATTTGGATGGTCTCAGGTTGTAGTTTTATACGAAGATACCGAATACGGCAATCGGTTTCTTTCGCATCTGAACAAAGCATTACAACAAGTTGAAGTTGGGATTGCATACATGACTGCAATCCCCCCAACGGTTAAGGACAATCATCTACGGAGAGAACTCAGCAAGTTAATGACAAAACAAACAAGAGTTTTTGTGGTGCACATGAACCCGTCGCTCGGTCATCGATTATTTGCTGTTGCGGAGAAGTTTGGGATGATGAGTGAAGGGTATGCATGGATTATCACTGGTAGCTTATCTAACTTCATGAATACAATGGATTCAGCCACCCGCAATTCGATGGAGGGAGTTGTGGGAATAAGGCCTTACGTCGAGGACTCGAAAAATCTGGTAAGTTTTAGAGAAAGATGGAAAAGAAATATGATACTAAGTAATTACACGGGTCCGATTATGGAGCTCAACGTTTATGGTTTATGGGCTTATGATACCATAAATGCATTGGCGATCGCGGTAGAGAAGATTGGAGTGGTAAATTCTAGTTCATTGTATGAGAATGGAACCAAAGGCATGTTAGATGGTGCAGATTTGAGTGTATCATCATATGGTCCAAGACTTCTAAGTGAATTGTCAGCTACAAAATTCAGAGGTTTGAGTGGAGACTTCCAGCTTGTTGATGGAAAATTGAAGGCTTCCCCTTATGAGATATTCAACGTGGTCGGAAACGGTGAGAAAACGGTAGGATTTTGGAGTCCAGACAGAGGAATAGTCAGAGAACTTAGCTCTACTGGTGAAACAAGCTACTCAACTTCAGCAAAAGAACTCAAACAAATTATTTGGCCTGGAGATTCTGTGACAACGCCCGCGGGTTGGGCTATCCCGTCAATTGGTCATAAGCTTCGAGTTGGAGTGCCTTGGAAAAGTGGATTTAAAGAATTTGTTGATGTGTCAGTTGATCCTACAACAAATCTTACAAATGCATCTGGATTCGCAGTCGACATATTCTTGGCTTCGTTGCACATGCTTCCCTTTCATATAAACTACGAGTTTCATTCTTACAATGACACCAAAAATATAAACTGGTCTTATGACGACATGCTAGCCAGGATACCAAAG GACTTTGATATGGTTGTGGGGGATACCACAATTTGGGCTCCCCGAGCAGAAATAGTTGATTTTTCCCAGCCGTGTTCAGAATCTGGAGTCGTTCTCGTGGTAAGAAATAGAAAACCATTTGACATGTGGATCTTTATTAAGCCATTGAGGTGGGATCTCTGGCTTGCAATCGTTGCAGCTTGCGTTCTGATGGGAGTAGTTCTTCGTATATTGGAGAACCAAACTACTAACAGCAGTGAAGGTGTCGTTCGGCCAATCGAAAAGAAGCGTGGAATGGCATATCTGTCTCCTGTCACGGTTCTTGCTTTCCCAGAAA GGAATATGGCGTCGAATAACTGGTCGTTCTTCGTGCTGATATTTTGGGTTTTCATGGCATTTATACTAATGCAGAGCTACACAGCAAACTTGTCAGCAATTCTGACAGTAGATCAATTGAAGTTTGCATTTTCTGATAATTACTATGTGGGTTGCCAGGATGGCTCCTTTATGGTAAAATTCTTGACAGATCAGCTACATGTTAACGAATCGAGGCTCAAAAAATATGCATCAGCTGAAGCATACCATGATGCTATGTCTAAAGGAAGTAGCAACGGAGGCATAGATGTCATATTCGACGAGGTTCCTTACATGAAGCTTTTTCTCAACAAATATGATTCCCAATACAAAATGGTTGGACCAACTTACAGGACTGGTGGTTTTGGCTTT GCATTCCCCAAGGACTCTGTTTTAACTGCACATTTTTCCAAAGCGATCTTGGAGATTACTCAAGGTACAAACATGACAGCGATCGAACAAAAAAACTTCGGGCCTGGATACTCTTCCCAAGATCCGCTTGCTTCAATGATCTCGCAGCAGACATCTAGTCTCACCGTGTTCGAGTTTGCAGGCCTCTTTATTATTGTAGGATCGGTAACTTTGTTTGCTCTCTTCTGTTCCGCGACCCCGATTGGAAGAAAATTAACTGAGAACATTGTACATGTCTATCATGTCATAAAAAAGTGGTTACGTTTTAGGAACTCGAAAGTTACTGCCACTGAGGGTATCATTAATGTAATTGCTGGTGGAGATATGTCGTCCCAAGGCGAGGTGGACGAGGATGAATCGTTACACGACAACGGTGCTGCTGCTTCTGTTGGCGGAGAAAGAGGCCAACAAGATGTGGAAGATGCCGGTGGGCATGGTACTGAGAGAGAAATCCAACCAACGGGTCGAATTGATGATAATGAGGAAAGGAATTCCTAG